The following are encoded together in the Montipora foliosa isolate CH-2021 chromosome 12, ASM3666993v2, whole genome shotgun sequence genome:
- the LOC137980892 gene encoding uncharacterized protein, with protein MFATFGTPRVVKLDNCPPFNGEEFAKFACVLGFRHRKVTPLWPRANGEVERFVITLKKCIKPAKAEWRNRRKEPQATLPITHDSDESQSSDLGSPADKECLHEMPATAPCLNAPNLVPLKLLDTHHDQADLPSSSNPVPVPVPENPIRASHPNSQPPLRRSTRKRTPRQVFDL; from the exons ATGTTTGCTACATTTGGAACTCCCCGCGTTGTCAAGTTAGATAATTGCCCACCATTCAATGGAGAAGAATTTGCTAAGTTTGCTTGTGTGCTTGGCTTTAGACACCGCAAGGTTACTCCGCTCTGGCCAAGGGCCAATGGAGAGGTGGAGAGATTTGTAATAACGCTAAAGAAATGCATAAAGCCTGCTAAAGCAGAATGGAGGAATCGGAGAAAGGAGCCGCAAGCCACTTTGC CTATCACCCATGACAGTGATGAGTCTCAAAGCAGTGATCTTGGCTCTCCAGCTGACAAAGAGTGCTTGCATGAAATGCCAGCTACAGCTCCATGTTTGAATGCTCCTAATCTGGTTCCGCTGAAACTCTTGGACACTCATCATGACCAAGCTGATCTGCCAAGTTCAAGCAATcctgttcctgttcctgttccAGAGAATCCAATTCGTGCCTCCCATCCCAACAGTCAACCACCTTTGCGCAGATCCACCCGAAAACGAACTCCGAGGCAAGTTTTTGACCTATAG
- the LOC137978789 gene encoding tripartite motif-containing protein 2-like, which produces MASPIHKKLAKHLECPICLEKFTEPKVLSCQHSYCRMCLERLVRRLGRDDYEVTCPECRKNTKVPGGDINSLPPNFLINNLLSLHHDHEPSKTDAICAKHDGETLKLFCQTCEEPICRDCTIIDHLGHRYSFIKDLFVAEKEKTLKLVQESRAAISALESTVETVVMQEDKLKENLRKVQQCIDSFINTQIEILKVQGEHLKNELQKPILNQEEIFQTQKDSLFLSLGCLKSSVEFIEKELSGGNEVAVLTAKGQLSKQLNQATVLANIKPRDTIFYTLQLNTPLNNETVNSLAHISKYKEEYKLSMCGGNFGQLDETYVNLKYVFVISKEKVFLRDYIDVLSPFSLNPKSINPTGFDPSIHKDRAQVRIMSPRSRNHHSMVIGADKERFLFSYCPDEIGTYTIEIIVNGRYIPGCPFAWPVKGVVTPRNYTKMEDE; this is translated from the exons ATGGCATCTCCGATCCACAAAAAATTAGCAAAACACCTTGAGTGTCCCATTTGCTTGGAAAAATTCACGGAACCTAAGGTGCTGTCGTGCCAGCACTCGTACTGTAGAATGTGCCTCGAGAGACTTGTGAGAAGACTGGGACGAGATGATTACGAGGTCACGTGCCCTGAATGCAGAAAAAACACTAAG GTTCCAGGTGGTGACATCAATAGTCTTCCCCCAAACTTCCTGATAAATAATCTTTTGTCACTACACCATGACCATGAACCTAGCAAGACGGATGCGATCTGTGCAAAGCATGATGGGGAGACGCTGAAACTCTTCTGCCAAACCTGCGAAGAGCCTATATGCCGTGATTGCACCATAATTGATCATCTTGGCCACAGATACTCATTTATAAAAGATTTATTTGTTGCCGAGAAAGAGAAAACTTTAAAGCTTGTGCAGGAGTCGAGAGCAGCAATTTCTGCTTTGGAATCAACTGTAGAGACAGTCGTTATGCAAGAAGACaaactaaaagaaaatttaCGGAAGGTTCAACAGTGCATCGACAGTTTCATAAACACACAGATTGAAATTCTGAAAGTACAAGgggaacatttgaaaaatgaaCTACAGAAGCCAATCTTAAATCAAGAAGAGATTTTTCAGACCCAGAAGGATTCTCTATTTTTGtctcttggctgtttgaaaagCAGCGTGGAGTTCATCGAGAAAGAACTTTCTGGAGGAAATGAAGTAGCCGTTTTAACAGCCAAAGGTCAATTGTCTAAGCAGCTAAATCAAGCTACAGTGTTAGCGAACATAAAACCACGTGATACAATTTTCTATACTCTTCAACTTAATACCCCTCTCAATAATGAAACAGTTAACAGTTTAGCACATATCAGTAAGTATAAGGAAGAATACAAACTCAGCATGTGCGGAGGAAACTTCGGTCAACTAGATGAGACGTATGTAAACCTAAAGTATGTATTTGTTATCTCCAAAGAAAAGGTTTTTCTAAGAGATTATATAGATGTGCTTTCACCGTTTTCACTGAACCCAAAAAGTATTAATCCTACGGGCTTCGACCCATCAATACACAAAGATCGTGCTCAGGTAAGAATTATGTCACCTCGCTCGAGGAATCATCATTCAATGGTCATCGGGGCCGACAAAGAGAGGTTTTTGTTCAGCTATTGCCCAGATGAGATAGGAACCTACACAATTGAGATCATTGTAAACGGAAGGTACATTCCGGGTTGCCCGTTTGCTTGGCCTGTGAAAGGAGTTGTAACTCCTCGGAACTACACAAAGATGGAAGATGAATGA